In one Hymenobacter sp. DG25B genomic region, the following are encoded:
- the rfbD gene encoding dTDP-4-dehydrorhamnose reductase has protein sequence MSNILVFGAAGQLGQCLQHVAKERNLSNLVFLAEAEANILDEATLAAVFAKYQPTYCINCAAYTAVDKAEDEVELARKVNKDGAVNLARLCEQSGATLIHISTDFVFAGTGNQPLVETDKAEPISIYGLTKLEGEQGVAAETGRYFILRTSWLYSEYAGNFVKTMLKLGREREELKVIWDQVGTPTYAIDLAGCILTIIETHNQQYGIYHYSNEGLTSWYDFAKAIFELSNTPVRTLPIRTAEYPTKATRPAYSVMDKTKAKTQLQVAIPHWRDSLKVCLSRLEA, from the coding sequence ATGAGCAATATCCTCGTTTTTGGGGCCGCCGGCCAGTTAGGGCAATGCCTGCAGCACGTAGCAAAAGAAAGAAACCTGAGCAACCTGGTTTTCCTGGCCGAAGCCGAAGCGAATATTCTGGATGAAGCGACGCTGGCAGCCGTTTTTGCCAAATATCAACCCACTTACTGCATCAATTGCGCTGCCTACACGGCCGTGGATAAAGCCGAAGACGAGGTAGAACTGGCCCGCAAAGTCAATAAAGATGGCGCCGTTAATCTGGCCCGGCTGTGCGAGCAGTCTGGCGCCACGCTTATTCACATTTCTACTGATTTTGTGTTTGCGGGTACCGGTAATCAGCCCTTGGTAGAAACGGATAAAGCAGAGCCCATCAGCATTTACGGCCTTACTAAGCTGGAAGGCGAGCAGGGGGTAGCTGCTGAAACCGGCCGTTACTTTATTCTGCGCACCAGCTGGCTGTACTCAGAGTATGCCGGCAACTTCGTGAAAACCATGCTGAAGCTGGGCCGTGAGCGGGAAGAGCTAAAGGTTATCTGGGACCAGGTAGGCACGCCTACTTATGCCATTGACCTGGCCGGCTGCATCCTCACTATCATCGAAACCCATAACCAGCAATACGGCATCTACCACTACAGCAACGAGGGCCTGACCTCGTGGTATGATTTTGCGAAAGCCATTTTCGAGCTCAGCAACACGCCGGTGCGCACACTGCCCATCCGCACCGCCGAGTACCCCACTAAAGCCACGCGCCCGGCTTACTCCGTCATGGATAAGACCAAAGCCAAAACCCAGCTGCAGGTAGCCATCCCGCACTGGCGCGACAGCCTGAAAGTGTGTTTAAGCCGCTTAGAGGCATAA
- a CDS encoding TIGR03915 family putative DNA repair protein, whose product MSRSLTPLHPRKPAKPTNPASGVKQQRSAPLLTNPPLDYSYDGSFEGLLTVLFTIYGQKAAPNSIQPEGAMQGGLFAQPIAIVTDEVQAARVWEGLLRYMDAEARTRLFHTFLSEQPDRELLLFRYADTAMRAGRDISDNYADDTVRRIAGIAQQMYREKHRMEAFVRFEKTSDELFHATIDPDFDVLPLIAPHFTKRYADQRWLIFDKRRRYGLYYDLHRTDVVEFEAPNPQRRTDISATVLDEREPLFKLLWQSYFDHVNIPERKNMKLHRRHMPLRYWRYLSEKQPREQRFEPIKNKRPIG is encoded by the coding sequence ACCAACCCGGCCAGCGGGGTGAAGCAGCAGCGGTCGGCGCCGCTGCTCACCAACCCACCACTCGACTATTCCTACGACGGCTCTTTTGAAGGGCTGCTGACGGTGCTATTCACGATTTACGGGCAAAAGGCGGCGCCCAACAGCATACAGCCAGAAGGGGCTATGCAGGGCGGGCTTTTTGCGCAGCCCATAGCTATTGTTACTGATGAAGTGCAGGCGGCCCGCGTGTGGGAAGGCTTGTTGCGGTATATGGACGCCGAGGCGCGCACCCGGCTCTTTCATACGTTTCTGAGCGAACAGCCCGACCGGGAGCTGCTGCTATTCCGCTACGCCGACACCGCCATGCGCGCCGGCCGCGACATCTCCGACAACTACGCCGATGATACCGTGCGCCGCATAGCCGGCATTGCCCAGCAGATGTACCGCGAAAAACACCGCATGGAAGCCTTCGTACGCTTCGAGAAAACCAGCGACGAACTGTTTCACGCCACCATCGACCCCGATTTTGACGTGCTGCCGCTCATAGCCCCGCACTTTACCAAACGCTACGCCGACCAGCGCTGGCTCATCTTTGATAAGCGCCGCCGCTACGGCCTGTATTACGATTTGCACCGCACCGATGTCGTGGAGTTTGAGGCCCCCAACCCACAGCGGCGTACCGATATTTCGGCCACGGTGCTGGACGAGCGGGAGCCCCTGTTCAAGCTGCTCTGGCAGTCCTACTTCGACCACGTGAACATCCCGGAGCGTAAAAATATGAAGCTGCACCGCCGGCACATGCCCCTGCGCTACTGGCGCTATCTGAGCGAAAAACAACCCCGGGAACAGCGTTTCGAGCCCATTAAGAATAAGCGGCCCATCGGCTAA